A region of the Thiomicrorhabdus sp. genome:
CCCCCTCGTTATCTACAACGTATTTAATATTCATTTTATCCAACGTTTTCATTACCCCAGTTTTGCTTGGTTTGTATAGCGGCAATGATAAAGCTTTTTCACCATGCAACTGCATAGCCATGCTTTGTTGTGTAAAGAAAAAATACCCAAGAAATGTAAAACCAAGTAACCACTGTTTCAAATTCGTAAACCTTAATAATGAATTTTTAGAATAAAAAATTGTAATTTAGATTACTGTATTTGCCTTTTTATTGCTAACAATAAAACACGATTTTTTGTGGCAAATACAAAGACCATATAATTTGGTAAACTATGCCGCATTAAAAATATAAAGGATTTTCTTGTGGACTACACTGTTCCTGAAAAAAGCATAGAAGAAGTGCAAGCAGATTTAACTAAACGTTTTATGCACTTTGAAAACCCAAAAGACCGCTACAAATATCTTATTGATATGGGTAAACAACTTCAGCAATTAGATGATAGCTATCAAACAGAAGCGAATCGTATTCATGGTTGCCAATCTCAAGTATGGATTCATATTGAAGAGAAAGATGGTCACTTATTTATGCAAGCTAAAAGTGATGCTGCCATAGTGTCAGGATTAATTGCTCTACTGCTCAAAATTTACAATGGCAGAACCCCGCAAGAAGTCGCTACAGCTCCGTTAGAGTTTTTAGGTAAAATCGGTTTATTACAACAACTCTCACCAAACCGATCAACTGGGCTTTATCACATGATTAAACGTATTCAAGCAGAAGGTAAAAGCCGTATTGCGTAATATTTTTAGTCGCCTTGAAGGGTAGCTAACCTAATATGACTAATAAACGTCAATTGTTTTAAAACTGCCTGCTTGCCTAACACCCCTTAATTGGGGTTTTTAGTGTTTAGTTTTTAGTCTTTAGTCTTTTATATATAGAAACTCAATCTATTGAAATCGACTTATATCTCTCCAATCGCTTTTTTCAACTTAATTTCCTTCAATCGTCAACTCATACCAATCTTAAATTTAGAACTGCAAAAACAACTCATGTTTTTTGATAATTTACCAGGCCTGGTAAAACGATAAAAGACTATTGTTTACTTTTAATAATTTCTAACTTGTAATCTAATTGATACCTTATACATTTTCTTTTTTTTAAATTCAACATGATTAAAACAACCCCAAAAAACATACATTTTTCTGTGACTTCTTGAAAAGAATCTAGCTTCTCATTATTAATAAAATCAAACAACCTGTAAAAATGCATTCAAATACAACAATTTAGACATCACTAAATTTTTTATTGCTTTCATAAAAAAACTTGATATATCATAGAAAAACCTTATACTAATCATGAATCAATTAATTTTATAAGTGCATAAGGAATAATTATCATGTTCAGTCGCAATAAACAAAAAGACAAAAACCCTATGGGTGGATTTGTACCAGTTAAACTTTTATCAACTGGCCTTCCTATGGCCGTATTAAGTTTAATTTATAGTTCACTATCTTTATCTATTGGTAGTGCTGTTTAAGTTATCCCTTAAATCAAATACCAGTACTCCTTGATATGGCTTTAGAATTTTATTCTTTAGCCATATAACGTCCGTTTTAAAATCAAACCTTTTCAGTATCTTTAATTTGCTATCCAGAAGATAGAATCATTTATTTCTTCAAACCCAGTCAAACTAAAACATCGAAATATTAATCATCTTTATAAGCACAACCCGCTTATTAATTTCTTATTTATCTCTATAAAAATAAAATAAACTTACTGCTTGTAACTCCCTTTTACTCAGATTGATTTATGTGTATCCTAAGTAAACTTTATGTTCGTTATTAAAAATACAGAGGAGAAAAACGAATGTCTTATTTAAAAAGTTTTCCTAACCAAGAAGGTTTTTTTGGGGATTTTGGTGGTGCCTTTTTACCGCCAGTTTTGATTCCACATTTTGAAGAGATTAATAAAGCCTATATGGAATTAGGTCGATCGGCTGACTTTATAAATGAACTTAAGTACATTCGTAAACACTACCAAGGCCGTCCAACTCCTGTTTACTATGCACATAACCTAAGTAAGGAATGTGGTGCACATATCTACTTAAAGCGTGAAGACTTAAATCACTCTGGAGCTCACAAACTTAACCACTGCATGGCTGAAGCCTTATTAGCAAAACACATGGGTAAAACCAAACTTATTGCAGAAACAGGTGCTGGACAGCATGGTGTAGCATTAGCCACAGCCGCTGCTTATTTTGGAATGGAGTGTGAAATTCACATGGGTGAAATTGATATTGCCAAAGAAGCTCCTAATGTTACTCGTATGAAGCTACTTGGTGCTAAAGTTGTACCAGTCTCTTTTGGCGGACGTAGCTTAAAGGAAGCCGTTGATTCAGCCTTTGACTCTTATGTTCCTCAAGCAGATACGGCTTTGTTTGCCATTGGTTCTGTTGTTGGGCCACACCCTTTTCCAATGATGGTGCGTAACTTTCAATCAGTTGTAGGCCATGAAGCACGTGAACAGTTTTTAGAAATGACGGGGGAATTGCCTGATCAAGTCGGTGCATGTGTGGGCGGAGGTTCTAATGCCATGGGCATGTTTGCCGGATTTATAGAAGATGAAGGTGTTAGTCTAAATGGTGTTGAACCATTAGGTCGTGGCACCAATCTTGGTGAGCACTCAGCTACCATGACATACGGTAAGCCAGGTATGATTCACGGCTTTAAATGCTTATTACTAGAAGACGAAGACGGCAACCCTGCTCCCGTTCATTCAATCGCTTCTGGTTTAGATTATCCTGGCGTTGGTCCAGAGCATTCTTACCTAAAAACGATGGGCAAAGTAAATTATCACGCGGTGACTGATGATGAGACTTTAGATGCTTTTTACAAGCTTTCACGTATGGAAGGTATTATTCCAGCTTTAGAGAGCTCTCATGCGGTTGCATGGGCCATGAAACACGGTAAAGCTAACCCTGGTAGTACTATTTTGATTAACCTATCAGGTCGTGGTGATAAAGATATTGATTATGTTGCCGAAAACTTTGGCACAGGTGAATAGTGAACGCTCACCTGAATATAGCAGTTTGACTAAGAAAATATTAACTAATAATATTAACTAATTAATATTTAACAAACTAATATTTAACAAAAACAAACTTAACGGCATAAAATCAGTTGAGCTTTTATCAACTGATATTATGCCTAACAAAATAAATCAAATTTTAAAATGCCGTTTAAAGGCGGGATTATATCTTCTAAATCTTCTAACCAAACTTACCAGTAATGTAGTTCTCTGTTTGTCTTTCTTTTGGATTGGTAAACATCTTATCAGTACTATTAAATTCAATTAGATCACCCAAATACATAAAAGCAGTGTAGTCAGAAATACGTGCAGCTTGCTGCATATTGTGAGTAACAATTGCAATGCTGTATTTTTCTTTTAAACCAAAAAGCATCTCTTCAATGGCCAGAGTAGATATCGGATCAAGTGCCGAAGTAGGTTCATCAAACAACATTAAATCAGGTTTTAAAGCGACAACACGCGTAATGCACAAACGTTGTTGCTGACCACCTGACAAACCGCGTGCGTCTTTATGCAATCGGTCTTTTACCTCATCCCATAACACCGCATCACGCAAAGATTGCTCAATAATATTATCAATATCTGCTTTGTTTTTAGTACCTGCAATACGCAAACCATAAGCGATGTTTTCATAAATGGTCATTGGAAACGGAGTCGGTTTTTGAAAAATCATACCCACACGTTGACGCAAAGCTATAAATTCATTCTCTTTCTTAATATTTAATATATCGCTAACAGATTGATCACGGTTCTTTAGCTTAATTGCCCCTTCATAGGTACAACCAGGATATAAATCATGAATTCTATTCATTGCTCGTAACAAAGTAGATTTACCACAACCACTTGGCCCAATCAAAGCCGTAATATGGTTCTCTTTTATCGGTAAATTTATTTTGTTTAAAGAAGGTGTTTCAGTTTTAGGGTAAGTAAAACTGAAATCCTGAATTTCCATAATATTGGCAATATCTTTCACACTAAAACCTTTTAATGATGCTTTTCTCTAATAACATACCGACCTAAAAGGTTCAGTATTAATACAAAGAAAGTTAAAACAAGAGCAGCCGCCCAAGCAAGATCAACCATTTTGTCGTCTGGCATGGTAGCTAGGTTATAAATAGAAACAGTAATCGAAGGAAAGGTATCTGACAAATCTGTTGACCAATACACACTTGAACCACTGGTATATAAAAGTGGAGCTGTTTCACCAACTACACGGGCAAATGCCAAAATAAGTCCGGTTACAATACCCACCTTAGCCGCTCGTAAAATAATATGAACCGTTACATGATATTTTGAAGCTCCAATCGCAATACCTGCTTCTCTTAACTCGGTTGGCACAAGGCTTAACATATCGTCGGTAGCACGCACCACAATAGGTAACATCATCACAAATAAAGCAAACACACCAGCCCAAC
Encoded here:
- the pstB gene encoding phosphate ABC transporter ATP-binding protein PstB, which produces MKDIANIMEIQDFSFTYPKTETPSLNKINLPIKENHITALIGPSGCGKSTLLRAMNRIHDLYPGCTYEGAIKLKNRDQSVSDILNIKKENEFIALRQRVGMIFQKPTPFPMTIYENIAYGLRIAGTKNKADIDNIIEQSLRDAVLWDEVKDRLHKDARGLSGGQQQRLCITRVVALKPDLMLFDEPTSALDPISTLAIEEMLFGLKEKYSIAIVTHNMQQAARISDYTAFMYLGDLIEFNSTDKMFTNPKERQTENYITGKFG
- the trpB gene encoding tryptophan synthase subunit beta, whose amino-acid sequence is MSYLKSFPNQEGFFGDFGGAFLPPVLIPHFEEINKAYMELGRSADFINELKYIRKHYQGRPTPVYYAHNLSKECGAHIYLKREDLNHSGAHKLNHCMAEALLAKHMGKTKLIAETGAGQHGVALATAAAYFGMECEIHMGEIDIAKEAPNVTRMKLLGAKVVPVSFGGRSLKEAVDSAFDSYVPQADTALFAIGSVVGPHPFPMMVRNFQSVVGHEAREQFLEMTGELPDQVGACVGGGSNAMGMFAGFIEDEGVSLNGVEPLGRGTNLGEHSATMTYGKPGMIHGFKCLLLEDEDGNPAPVHSIASGLDYPGVGPEHSYLKTMGKVNYHAVTDDETLDAFYKLSRMEGIIPALESSHAVAWAMKHGKANPGSTILINLSGRGDKDIDYVAENFGTGE
- a CDS encoding SufE family protein, translating into MDYTVPEKSIEEVQADLTKRFMHFENPKDRYKYLIDMGKQLQQLDDSYQTEANRIHGCQSQVWIHIEEKDGHLFMQAKSDAAIVSGLIALLLKIYNGRTPQEVATAPLEFLGKIGLLQQLSPNRSTGLYHMIKRIQAEGKSRIA
- the pstA gene encoding phosphate ABC transporter permease PstA, which translates into the protein MRLWINKIVLGLSTLAALIGLLFLGWILATLIIKGSHALSPYIFTHDLINNGIRNLLFGQFMMAGLATLIGIPIGIMAGIYLQEYSNGSKYADFIRDLSDVMMSAPSIVIGTFVYAIMVVPIGHTAGWAGVFALFVMMLPIVVRATDDMLSLVPTELREAGIAIGASKYHVTVHIILRAAKVGIVTGLILAFARVVGETAPLLYTSGSSVYWSTDLSDTFPSITVSIYNLATMPDDKMVDLAWAAALVLTFFVLILNLLGRYVIREKHH